One Phoenix dactylifera cultivar Barhee BC4 unplaced genomic scaffold, palm_55x_up_171113_PBpolish2nd_filt_p 001141F, whole genome shotgun sequence genomic window, GAAATGTCTCCTGTAGTCTCTCTAACTATCATAAGATAAATATGATAGTTTTCAATAGCTTAGAGATCAACAAGATTGATGTCAATAACTAAACAAAAAGAACCATTCTATCTCAGAGATATCAAAGCAaccagaaaaggttctctgtgCTAGAATCTACTGGTTCCTGCTTTTGGAGGATTATCAGGGCTCATTATCCCTACAAGGTGTTCAAGATCTTGGGCATTTTAATTATGTTTTCCGAAGGGAAAATTGGCGATAGTACCAACTTGAAAGGACTGCAGCTGGGATGAACGAGAAACTCTCTTCATGGTTCTACAAATGAAATCATCAATTCAACGCGCCAATATTTCCAAAATAGCCAACCATACTTCTCCATTCACGGCAATATAGCTGATGACAGCATGATGCATGATTAATACATCTTTAGTATTCAACACTGTTGTAGAGTTTTGATCATTGGGAAGAACAATTTTCGCGACATTTCTAAGTACTCCCATTTACCATTACACATTATCCTTCAAAAGAGAACTAGTTCTTCCTGTTGGTGGGGACATCATATACATGTTATGGCATGAAAGAGACACCGCAAGGGCTGCATTGTATGCTCATCTGATGATAGCTCTTCACATCATTCTACATTGCTTTATATGGTTTGTGCCTCTAAATCTATCTAAACCCAGACGGAGCAGCTTGCGGACCAGCTCCCCTTCGCATGGCTTTTGATTGTGCCAGCATCTCATCATAGTTCTGGTTGAGATCATAGTCAGCAAGAGTAACTTCAGAGGAAAGCTTAAGGCATTATTTGAAAAAACTTACCCGTTTCTCAAATGCAGCATCACGTGAATCTATAATCTTATCTGCAATTCCATAGGCAATGGCTTCTTGTGCTTGGAAATACTTTGGACGCTGAATATCTTTTGCAATCTCTTCCTTGGGCTTACCAATCCCTTTAGCTAACAATTCaatatagtagtcggtgtttgcATCAAGTTCTTTTGCCTAGAAGAAGTCGCAATTAATGAGAAATCAGTAAACATAAATAGGTAGATGGATAAATGCAGAGAGAGGCATGCAGATCACCTTGATCCACATATCAATGACAGCTCCACTAGATTTGTTGACCTTAGGCAGATACAGTTTAGCTGCAATACAGCAATACAtgtagtaagttttttttatgCATAAAACAAgcacataaaaaaaatagttagtAACATACTGGAGGCATTTGGCTGCAGAGCACGGTAGCCCTTGGCACCCAGAGATAAGAGCATTGCTGCCTGACCATATGCCATGCCACAATTCACTGTATAAACTTTGGATTTGCAATACTGTCGCAAAACAAAAACTTTGAAGTCAGTTGATGATTATGTAATTTTTGGTAGAGTAGTTGATGATTATCTAATTATCGGTTGCCCCGCTTAGCACTATCCTGGTTCTGTCCCTAACTTCAAGATTGTTACAAGAGTTCCTGACTGCGTTATGCCTATGTATGTATTATTTTATCAGGGAAGATATAACTGATTATCAGCTTCACCACCTGGTTCTGCTCGAGATCCTGAGAAAACTTACTAACCAACCCTTGATGAAGATCAAAGACTCACCCTACAATGGAGGAATACAGATAGGAGATATAGAGAGTGCAAATTCATATGTAGATGCACCCTATTTGACATTCTCATCTTCCATGTTTGCACAAAATATTTTTCCTCGGTCTAATAAGGTAAGTATACTCATCCATCAAATAGCAGTAGTTAATTcctaattttcaaaaaaaaaaaacactgccCAACTGTACCAGTTGAAACCAAGGTCATACATCACATAATTAGTGTCAGATATGCCAGTCGATGTATTCAAGTTTCTTTAGATTGGTAAGCAAAGAAGGCACCCAGCTACCAAACACAGTACATAAATATCTTTGGGAAATTGGAAAAACTATCAGTGACATTGCCTAACCTATGAATAAACACAATAAAGAGAAACACTGTAACAATAACTAAAGCCAACCTAAAAATAGCTGTACATGGATTATTAAATGAAAGTGCAGACAGAGATATTTTAAGTACTATGAAATTTAAACGCAAATTATAAAAAAGATTGGCTTACAATAGCATGTGTCACTTGTACATCATAAATTTACTGACTTTTAAGATGAGTCAAGCCATATAAATCTGAATTGGTTGAAAAACTTACACCTATAGTATCAGCAATGGCATATGCCTCTGTTTCAGATCCAACATTCTCCATCTTCTCATTCTGGAAGATGATATGGTAACATGAATCAGTATATATAACAACAGTGTCTAAGGTTGTCTCCCGACAGAGTATCCTGCATAAACAGTGTTGTTCCCAAAAAACAATGGAACTATTATTGAttaatctttcaatttcaatGGTTAAAACCTGCAGTTACCTGTGTCCCAGGTGAGTTTATGTATAGGTATATAGGTTTAGAGGGACTATCATAATCCAACCACATAAACTGAGCAACAAGAAGCTCAGTCACTGCTGGAACTATCTGCGAACAAAAGGAAGCAGGAAATATAAGTGTACATTAAAAACAATATATGAACTTTGCATGTGAAATAGGATATATCAACTTAAAAGATAATGTCTTACAGGCATTCCAAGGTACACAATTCGAGCATCTAATAGCAAAGATGGTAAATCCGGAGGGGCAGTTCTTGGCCTTCCATATCCTCGGGCCCCTCCACGATACATACTTACACTCATACTGTACTTTGATGCACCCTCTTTCATGCCTGTTAGGCTATACATTCCTCCATTGTCAAGGTAATTTCTGGCAGATGAAACGCTTTCCTGTCATTGCATACAAAAGCATGAGATTGCCATTCATTTTATATTTGTTGCTTAACAGAAATTTTGTCTCAAATAGAATGAACTTaaattttatgaattttttcCTACCTCAGTAACTTTTTCTGCTTGCCTCCTAACAGGGTTGTCTTCAGTCATGAACATGTCCATCTGCGAAGCACTAAGGCCATACAGGTATCTAGGAGCATTTTTATAATTGTCCATTACTGtaaaagagaaaataagagaTTTTTTAACACATCTCAAAATTTTACCATACATTTTTTTTACTTGCTGAGTGTCTGCAAGCTCCAGTTCACTGAATTAACAAATCTGATTGGAAATATGTTTTGAACCATGTGAGCAAAATACACCAATATACGAAGATTATGCCATACAAGACACAAGACAAACAAATATGTAGACGAGATACTAGAGAATATCCCTTGATAATGCACGGTTGTTTACATGAGAATTTGTCTTGAAGCCCTAAAACAAATGAAGTAATATTaagcttcatcatcatcatagtCAGTTCCACTAGCTACAGACCAAGTATCATCAGTTAGCCTATGTTACCACAACTTGGGCACTGAAAATCTGTAAGTGTGTCATAATTAACCTCCATTCTTCTGCAGAAAGAGAACATATGATATGGAGATGACACTTTCCACTAGATCTTTTTGACACAAGGCACATTGCCTAGGCTGGATCTAGAACTTCTTGATTCATACTTTCTTAGCTTAATATGTAGTTACTCCTGATGGGCAGCATATAATCTTCTACATACAATAGAAATAGTATTTTCTCCTTGTTGTTAAACAGATTTTTCTATTATAAATTAAGCCAGTTTACGagaacttaaaaacagaaaacacCATTCTCGCTCCACCCCAGCTTATTTGTTCTTTCTGCCAGCATTGATCTTCATTCCATCTACTTTTCTTTTATAATTACACTTTAGTTAATTTACTTGGCACCTGACTTAATACAGTCAGTTTTAGGTCATTTAAACCATTGTGCAATAAAATGGACTAGTGATAGTGAAGTAACACTAGGTGATGACCACAACTTCAGGGATGCATGAAAATTCTAAGTaatgaatttttaaaatttattttccaaATGTGTACTTGGACTAGTTACAGGCTGCAAGATTTCTATCACTATGCAGGGTTTATAACCCTAGGTTAATTGGTTGAAAGACTCGACTAACTTGTTCAGATAGCAAACCGCTTACCTTGTATTACCTAAGACTAAGAAGAGAAGGTCAGTGAGGGAGTGAGTCCCACATATCCATATCCTTTTTTCCTAAAGAGAACCAGTATCCATACTGTTTCTCTCACATTAGCCTAGTAAACTTTTATTAAGTATTTAATGCATCAGCACCCAAACTAGCATGtcattttcagcaaaaaaaattcctaaatttcaTAGTACGTATGAAATGGAATAATAGATATATTTTAGGTTGTtgataatatttaattattagactttaacatttctaaagtatttttaagtatttttccaCAAAAAAGTGTAGGAAGCCCGAGGCCTACCCGAAGGCTGAAGCTTGAGTAAGGGCCTGCCTTGGGCCCGAGCCTAACTAAATTGAGTTGACCTTTGGACAAAGCCCAAGTCGAGCCCGGCCTATGAACATGTGTACTAGGGGAGATATTGGTTAGTGTGTAAGGGACACATCGGACAGCAAGGCAGTGACAAAGATCCCCATGGCTGATTGGAACCCAAGATATtgttttgtttgaatggaagaGAATTAGAGGAGATATATTTTCCTATGAGTTGAGAAAAAGATTTTATGCTTTTGGGAAGAGATGAGTGAGAGCTTtgggagaaaagaaagagtagttTAGTGAGGGGAAGGGGGTTGGCAAACCTTTATTGAGTCTTAAATACATTAGACAACCCTTTTTCCAAATTTCCCACTAGGTATGTGCTAGTGCACCAGAAAACCGACAGaaaataaacatgcaaattcaaAGATATTGCTGTCATGAGCATAATACAAAATCCTAACTTACTAATCTGTACATTTATTTGCCAGATCTCTCTAGAATTGGTTCCTCATCATGATCTCTAGCCATTGCGCAATATAAGACCTAGGTATTTAATTATTGATTCCTCCACTTTGCACACAAAGATATATTTCCCCAAAACTATTTTATGCAAGGTCTgacgaaccggccggttcggcctGTAACCGGTACACCGGAGCAGTAGAAACCGGTCCAGCTTGTAACCGGTATGCCGAAGCAGTGAAAattggtacgggccggttctgtgccggagacgaagaagacaaagagaaggagagagagcgcggagaagagaaggagggaggagacCCACAGAGGGGCGGCGGAGGCTAAGGGGGGGAACCCGCGGGGGCGCAGCGAAGGCCGCGGCtttttaatttagatattttaagGGAAGTCGGCAATGCCCGCGGGTTCCCCCCCCCCCAGGGCCTCCaccgcccctccgcggctctccaaTGGCGGCCACGGgtctccttcctccctctctttcccgcgctctctctccttttcttcttcttctccgacTCTGGCGAGAAAGAGCTGGCCGGTTCGTACTGGCCAATTCCGAAACGAGCCGAAACCGTACTAGTCTGATAGGCGACCGATATGCCTACCactcggtacggcgaaccttgatttTATGCATGTCTATCCTAGTCCCAAATAGAGAAACCATGTCAGGGAAGGGGGTTAGCACAACTTTATTGAGTCTTAAATATATCAGCTTACCCTTCTTCCAAATTTCCCACTAGGTATCTGCCAGCGCACCAGAAAACCAACAGAAAATAAACATCCCAATTCAAAGATATTGCTTTCAAGAGCATAATACAAAATTCCTATCTTGCTAATCAATACACTTTTTGCCAAACCtctctagaattagttcctcaTCATGACCTCCACCCGGTGCACAATACAAGACCTAGGTATTCAATAATCAATTTCTCCACTTTGCACACAAAGAGATATGTTCCCCCAAACTATTCTCCACATGTCCATCCTAGTCCCAAATAGAGAAGCCAATGTCACATTTCACCTTCAATTCCTTAGCCCTAAAAACCATTATACATAGGTAAGAAATTGACATTCGTTAGCTtccccaattttttttcttaacagGAATGTTGTTTGGTGCCCCAGAGGAGGAACTGACACTTCACCTCCCCCAAACCTCGAACCACTTATAAGATCTTCCACTTCTACCCTTCTGTAGAGCCTCCATGAACAATGATTTCCAATCCTTGCAATATGCTTATCCTTCTTATCGCCCCGCGACTCATGGGCACCAAATAACAATTATAGGTGCTGAATTCATCTTAATCCTAGATTAATGACAAGTTCAAACCAAGCAAAGAAGTAGAAACCAAATTATTTACAAATGACAAGAAAGAAGTACCAAATGGCAGCTTGAGTAAAAGAAAAGGACTGTCACCACAAATATCAGAGCAGATTATTCGATGCAAAAGATAAATAATAAGAGATGGCACAATATGGCCACCAACTCGCTCGACCTAAGTACCAAAATCAAGTACCAGCGCCACAAGAAACAACGTGGATTTCAAAACCAGAAAAGAAAAGTAACAAAGGCAGTGGCTTTCGTCAAAAATCGGAATAAGAGACCTAGATGGAACCTaagattaaaaagaaagaacatgGGAAACGAGATGAATCATATACTATAAAGCAACAGAAGGATCGAAAATGGGGGGTAGTAGTTGACGAGGCGCTCACATCCGTCTTTGAGATTTTCCTCCCGAAACTGTTTGGGGATGTGGTCGTACCTCCACTCGCATCTCCAACTTGCCCTTCTTCGCGAAGGAGGAGCGATGGAAGAGGGGACTGAGAACACCAGCCTTGAGGAGGGCGCGAAGGAGCTCGATCCATGCCCTAGTTCGCGATTCCTtctggcggcggcggaggagtaGAGGTCGTCGAGCGGAGAAGAGAGGACGGAAGCTGAGACGCACGGGGAGCGCAGAGCGAGCGCCATGGATGGATCGCCTCTCGACCACACGAAGACGTCGGACAGCGAATGGATTCGTCGAAGATCGGAACTCTGGAGCGGAAAGAAAGGACACCCTGGGGCCGCGACATCGTGCTATTCTATCCGCctcgaactgaagtcggcaattaACTAGCCGAAATTACTGAATAATTTCACGAATACGTCAAAACAAATAACTTTACATGTAAGCCCATAGTTAAGACGCAATTACTAGGGGTTTACATATAACCTCGTATAAACGTCAATATTACTTACAAGTCCAATAGCCCAGATGAAGCAAACCAACGCTGAAGAAAGCTGTTCGCTGTTTGAAATGGAGATAGCTTTAGCGGCTCGCATAGCTTTTGCCATCTCCGACCCTGTTCGCCTCACAAAAACTTTCTCCCTTCTATTATCTtggatttaaaaaataaaaaacaaaaaaatctcacgcctcggctctcttcttcttcttcttcccacccTTCGTCGGATGTTCTCGATCTACTCCTCCCCTCGGTTCTCTCTGCCTCTCGGGAGATGGAGGAGCGGGAGACTCCGAACGGCTCTCCAACCCGTTCCAAGGATCCACGTCGCTCCGCGGGCCATCCCATTCTCCATGAACGAAAACTCGGTTCCGGCACCCAAAAACCCtgtctctttcttatccaaatcTTGCATAGATTTCCTTTTGTGTTTCAAGAACTCGGCATCTATGAGCTTCCTCTGCTGATGGTCCTTTATTTTTGGCAGCTCGATTACGATCCTTCGAGGGAGCTCCTAGGTCTCGATGTCGACCCGCAAGGAAAGTCTGCACTCCTTCCTTCCTTTCAATCTCTTATTCTTATAACTCCTCTAATGTCTTTGGTGttatatgaaaatatttaaatgCTGTGTTCTTTATAATCTTGCTTATTTGAAACTTACGCTGTCCTGATTCTTTAACAGTCATCCAGTGCTCTTGTCACTAAATAATGCCAAATTTGTAGAGTTGGTGAGCGGAGAAAGGACTATTGAAAGTTCAACAACTCAGTTGTGAGGATCTGTAAAGGCATATATTAGTACCACATCAATTATGCATTGGCTAtcctttttgggtgagatcctgggccATTACAAATGGTTTTAGAGCAAATCCAAACCATAGCCCATGTAGATTATGTGACATTGCAACATGAGCTAATTTGGGCTAATCATGAGCTGATTGTGctgtttgtgattggatttatgGTACttttgattggatttgaatagatttggactATTAGTCTGATAAGTACGCCAGGCTTAAatggagagagtatgtgagaaCTCGTGTTGGTGTGTTCTTAGTCCCATTGGGTATTTATATAGgccaataaatttaaataatatctttcggctaACCTTTTTGGGTGAGGACTTGGATCATTACATCAGTAATGATCTACTTTCTGGTGTTCTTTTATTAGAATTTTGCAATTGTCCTACAACTTGATGGCATGCAAGTTGGAGAATATTAGCATCTTAGATGGTAAACCAAATATATCCATTTTTTCCACTACTAGATATGTTGCGTCATTTTTTCAGAAAGCTAGAATATTCAAAACTTGGCTCAAATTTACAAGGAGCTGAATTAGGATGTTAAAGAGTTTTCAGTGACCAGACTTTGCAAGGCATGAAATTTATAATATACTGGTTTTGTAAactaatttttgtttcctagtaTGAGATACTTTATTGCTGATGATCATTAATTTGTTGTCAGGAATGCTAATCCTGATGCACCAAAATTAAGGTCTTGGTTTGGTCCAAATGGCCAATACATCAGGGAGCTACCTTGTCCAAGTTGCAGGGGCAGGGGTTATACACCCTGTGCTGAGTGTGGAATTGAGAGATCGAGATCTGACTGTTCCCAGTGTAATGGGAAGGTATGTAATTTCTAGCACTTCTTTTAAGTATTATGACCAATATTATGTTGTAACATGTCAGTTTTTGCACATTTGTTCACATAGTGCAGATTTGTATGAACGACCTGAATGCCTTAGACTAGCTTCTACCTGCTATGTATTGCTAGGAGTAATCCAATGAAGAACTATCGACATGGTTTATTAAGCTAGGAAGGATTTCAAAAATTCCATGCTTAAGGAATAAAGATTTTGAGGGGAGAACAATTAACACTCTGATGGGCATAGATAAATGACACTTTACAATTTAGGCGACCTATATAGGTGGATCTTATCTTTTATAGGATCCAATGACTATGCCTTGCCCAGAAAGCTGGTAATAGGCAGATGATTTCTGGTTTGAGTCTACGTTTATGCTTATAATTATTTCAAAGTCTCTTGCACAAGGATGGAGATTGCTAGTATGGAAGACTTAATATTGAATCTGATCAACTTTCTTATGTAGTGACAAGTGACTGTCTCCTTTCTAACCAACAGACAGATCTTCCTAGTGCCTTGGTATCTTAAACTAGGATAATATCTTGTTCTCGTACTGTTCTGTGTAATGTAGCATAAAGCTAGGTTATTGACATTTATTCTTTTGTTTGATATTTGCTGATCTTCGTATCTATGCATTCTTCGgtaattaattttttgatgATTATATTGTAATAGCTGCATAATCCTTACAAAGCAAATAATACTAAATTACAAGTCGTACATACTAACCATACCATCGATGACCACAGGGTATTAGAACTTGTTGGCAGTGCTTGGGAGATTGTGTAATATGGGAAGAGTCAATTGATGAGCGACTATGGGAGAAAGCTCGATCTAGGTAAATCTGACATTACAAAAAGTTGTATTTTCCACCTTGCAATGTGTATATCTATTTTTATCATCTTAATAAGCTTATGTTACTGATTCCATATATTTTTCCCTGCATAAATGTTACATCTGGTACATTTATGCTTACAAATTGCATTTGATATGAGTTTCCCAATTGTCATGAATCTGAAGCAGCATAATTTTATCCTACCAATCATGCTTTCTCAAGGCAACCACATTTTTTTTAGATATTGGAATATTTGTCAGACCTAATCAATGACTTAAAAGCTGAACTTGTAAGACAAACTTAATTTTGGGTAGTTCAGTTATAATCTGTTTTGCTTCTATAGATCAGTTGATTTTTACATCAGCAGTTTGTACAATCAATTGACTATTTCATGAGCAAAACATTGGTTTTCTTCATATCTtgataaaagaagaagaggtgtgTGACTTTCAAAAAGAGGATGAGTTGAAAACAAAGGATTTGTGAAGgtactttcaaaaaaaagaatttgttgAATACTATGGTTTTATGGATGGATCCCAATTTGTCCTCTATAGAAGGTTCCTTCATTGTGCTTATATCTGTCCAAGCTTTCCATGTAGGTTCATCCTAGCAACTTTTTTGCTACCATGCTCTTCTATTGCCCAACATTTTTTAATACTTGACATTGTCCgtctcattattttcttttaattcttcCTTCCTTGAGTCTAATTACCATGTATTGACTCAATACAAATGTATTTTATAGTGGTTAGTGAAGCAGAATTGCGCTTCATCCATTCCACTACCAACTGTATTGGTTAGGTACTTATTCCACTCTAAGTCATTTTAGACTGCATCCAAGACCGAATGCATGTCTTCCGGTACAAAAAGAATACCTACATATGAGCTGTAAGAGATGAAAGAGAAACACTCTTATGGAATTTATTTTGCTTTTATGtcatatttttgcatatattaatgaacaATGCAACCAACTGTGTTTGATTCTAACTTCTGAGGGCTGTTAGCATGCTTATCTCCCATTTAGATTATGTTTGCAGCTCTCCTCTAAAGGTGAAGGAAGATGATGAAGTTGACAATCTGGATATAAAGGTTGATGtttcaagaaaatcaaaacgtGTATACCAGTCACCATCTCCTGAAGTTAGCTTAAAGATCAGCAGATCACTGAGAGTCAGTTTCTCTTTCTTCTGTTTACTAAATAATCATATTCCAGCCCCCTTGAAACTTTAGAAATTAGTTCCCATCTTTCATTAGTTATACTACTTGCTTTCCGTGCATTCCTGTATCTTCTtatgaagaggagaaaaagacAAAGCCTCTTGAACGCATGATTATATTCTTTTTTGGCCAGAAGCTTGCAACTTTATGTGAAAAAATGATGAAACCTGTACACCTGGACACTTTAAAGTGGTAATTGGTCTGATCATCAagtttatgttttatttaatcatgcaagagtgttatatatattttcatgTCATGAGGTATTATATGCTTGATGATGTTTGAGAAGCAGTAAAAATTTCATGAACATCAAAATAGGAAGCAAACAACAGGAACTTTCATGTTCTCACCAAGAAAGGAGAACTCAAAGTTAGCTGAACCGTTGTTTGGCCATAATACTCTATGTTGTACTATCCGCTGTGGTTCTGTTCTCTGTCCTAGCTATCCGAGATTCCCAGTGCATTCTGTGTTCACATTAGTCTGCTCATATTTAAACATATGAATGCATGTTTTACAGTAGTTTGCATGTGGCAGTCAAATCAATTATATCAGTTTGCACCTGACTCCCGTCATGCACCATCTCTCTCACCACTCCGAAATACACATATACATGAGCTATATAGGTGTAGATTACTGTAAAAAGATTATTTTAGGTGTTTCATggtattttgaattttttttaaaaaaaaatgtagttGCAAGTTCTAAGTGTTACTTAACAACAGCTTATTTTGGCAGGCTAATTAGACCTATTGCTTACTGTTATTTAAATGCAGAGTCTCAATGCCAGAACGGGATTGTTTAGTAAGCGTATGAAGATTATACACAGAGATCCTATGCTACATGCTCAGAGAGTAGCTGCAATCAAGGTAACAACCGTTGCTATTTTTAAAACTCGAGTCTGTTATATTGACATGGCAGAGGCTGGCACTGATTACCCATATATTTTGAACAATTCATAGATATTAATTCGTACGTACATTTTAATTCTTTTATAAAGAAAGCAAAAGGGACTGCTGAAGCAAGGTTTCAGGCTTCTGAAGCTATGAAAGCTTTTTTTCGTGATCCAGAGAATCGCATTAAGAGAAGCATAGCCATGAAAGGTCAGTTGACTCACTTTTGCTAAAAAAAGGGATTGCATACTAGGGACAAGCTTTTGGTCCACAGTTGTGGTGACCAAACATAGGATTAAGCAACAAAATGTGTTGCAATATTATCTGATTCTTTAGAGTTGAGTTCATTTACCCAGTACTAACTAGATTATCTTCTCGATTTACATGATATTTGATGCACAGTGTTGGTGGCAATGGGCCATTTTTGGTTTGAGTTGCATCAGATTTCTATATCGAGTAGCCTCAAACTGATCCATCGGTGGGTTGGTTTTGGTTGGCACCTTGGTTGACATACACTCGATATAAACATACTAAACAGCAACAGCAGCTCACGCCACAAGAGTCACTCTTTTGCAACCATCACCAAGAATTGCATGAGAGCTATGGAGGAGCAATGGCAAGTGTGTTCCATCCATAAGGGTTGTTTTTAGGTTTAAGAATAGAAAGGGAGATGTGCTTGAGTATATTACGAAGTGATAGGGTGGAAGTGGAAGGGAAACAGGGAGTAGAGGTGGAATGTGGTCCAGAGGGCATGATTTATGGTTTTGCATGTTGGCTCCAAAAGTGCCATTGCAAAGTTTTTAGACGACATCCATATTGCCAAGTAAGAGTAACTTTATGAAGAATATAGTTGGATCAAATCCTGTGTGCTGTGGGAGTCTGT contains:
- the LOC103696007 gene encoding uncharacterized protein LOC103696007 isoform X1, which codes for MFSIYSSPRFSLPLGRWRSGRLRTALQPVPRIHVAPRAIPFSMNENSVPAPKNPLDYDPSRELLGLDVDPQGKNANPDAPKLRSWFGPNGQYIRELPCPSCRGRGYTPCAECGIERSRSDCSQCNGKGIRTCWQCLGDCVIWEESIDERLWEKARSSSPLKVKEDDEVDNLDIKVDVSRKSKRVYQSPSPEVSLKISRSLRSLNARTGLFSKRMKIIHRDPMLHAQRVAAIKKAKGTAEARFQASEAMKAFFRDPENRIKRSIAMKGVKFYCRNCGEEGHRGHYCPTLRQNSGKLQFRCRLCGEKGHNRRTCGKSKLAREPKSRNQRISRRCTLCGQHGHNRGTCPKSTETEAAVSNTQEGTQVSSSKRTYICSFCLERGHNKRTCPTRDSI
- the LOC103696008 gene encoding ATP-dependent Clp protease proteolytic subunit-related protein 1, chloroplastic codes for the protein MALALRSPCVSASVLSSPLDDLYSSAAARRNRELGHGSSSFAPSSRLVFSVPSSIAPPSRRRASWRCEWRYDHIPKQFREENLKDGLMDNYKNAPRYLYGLSASQMDMFMTEDNPVRRQAEKVTEESVSSARNYLDNGGMYSLTGMKEGASKYSMSVSMYRGGARGYGRPRTAPPDLPSLLLDARIVYLGMPIVPAVTELLVAQFMWLDYDSPSKPIYLYINSPGTQNEKMENVGSETEAYAIADTIGYCKSKVYTVNCGMAYGQAAMLLSLGAKGYRALQPNASTKLYLPKVNKSSGAVIDMWIKAKELDANTDYYIELLAKGIGKPKEEIAKDIQRPKYFQAQEAIAYGIADKIIDSRDAAFEKRNYDEMLAQSKAMRRGAGPQAAPSGFR
- the LOC103696007 gene encoding uncharacterized protein LOC103696007 isoform X3, producing MFSIYSSPRFSLPLGRWRSGRLRTALQPVPRIHVAPRAIPFSMNENSVPAPKNPLDYDPSRELLGLDVDPQGKNANPDAPKLRSWFGPNGQYIRELPCPSCRGRGYTPCAECGIERSRSDCSQCNGKGIRTCWQCLGDCVIWEESIDERLWEKARSSSPLKVKEDDEVDNLDIKVDVSRKSKRVYQSPSPEVSLKISRSLRSLNARTGLFSKRMKIIHRDPMLHAQRVAAIKILIRTYILILL
- the LOC103696007 gene encoding uncharacterized protein LOC103696007 isoform X2; protein product: MFSIYSSPRFSLPLGRWRSGRLRTALQPVPRIHVAPRAIPFSMNENSLDYDPSRELLGLDVDPQGKNANPDAPKLRSWFGPNGQYIRELPCPSCRGRGYTPCAECGIERSRSDCSQCNGKGIRTCWQCLGDCVIWEESIDERLWEKARSSSPLKVKEDDEVDNLDIKVDVSRKSKRVYQSPSPEVSLKISRSLRSLNARTGLFSKRMKIIHRDPMLHAQRVAAIKKAKGTAEARFQASEAMKAFFRDPENRIKRSIAMKGVKFYCRNCGEEGHRGHYCPTLRQNSGKLQFRCRLCGEKGHNRRTCGKSKLAREPKSRNQRISRRCTLCGQHGHNRGTCPKSTETEAAVSNTQEGTQVSSSKRTYICSFCLERGHNKRTCPTRDSI
- the LOC103696007 gene encoding uncharacterized protein LOC103696007 isoform X4, which encodes MFSIYSSPRFSLPLGRWRSGRLRTALQPVPRIHVAPRAIPFSMNENSVPAPKNPLDYDPSRELLGLDVDPQGKNANPDAPKLRSWFGPNGQYIRELPCPSCRGRGYTPCAECGIERSRSDCSQCNGKGIRTCWQCLGDCVIWEESIDERLWEKARSSSPLKVKEDDEVDNLDIKVDVSRKSKRVYQSPSPEVSLKISRSLRSLNARTGLFSKRMKIIHRDPMLHAQRVAAIKE